One window of Botrimarina mediterranea genomic DNA carries:
- a CDS encoding MGH1-like glycoside hydrolase domain-containing protein, whose translation MIRHALRSFRLQTHHAARFASRLRRVGVYGFNLLLWSRLVDRRLDAVPIELARTLLDKKGVRYSAPSLGVAGVEANRAAVWEEGFAGVYATLLLNLQTPDTLSPVRYAHPAPSFAGVYLWDSAFISQVWAPWDRMVARDVLQAVVDLRDGDRLQHVVADFSESVFTQPPLLAWAVHRLAQAQEIRDDPGWLGAMYEPLAAYHEWLKANRRLEGGLYAWLHPYESGIDNSPRFSTLDESRFADTTHLAAPDFTTYMVLQCEALAELSDLLDREDAPTYRQAAQGLRDGMNDRLWHAGDGVYYDRNETSGEFVRSKTIASLLPLWAGAPTDAFADRLRDQAMDPEAFGTTVPLPTVARNDPFFAKDMWRGPVWINTAYAVLQGLARHGYLEETASLAYRLCDGVYRTFGECRRFFEFYDPDRYDIEELGRKAGNRWKHFTLGSKPVGEFVGWTGLVNTIVIETLVGFHHVAGRRVLRPLLPKEAEGVALNVRLPQEGLDITVEREGDRVLATVRSLGLTQRLEIGFGETANIDIPAGEETTL comes from the coding sequence GTGATCCGCCACGCGCTCCGCAGCTTCCGTCTTCAGACGCACCATGCGGCGCGGTTTGCGTCGCGGCTGCGACGGGTGGGGGTCTACGGGTTCAACCTGCTGCTCTGGTCGCGGCTAGTGGACCGGCGGCTCGACGCGGTGCCGATCGAGCTGGCGCGGACGTTGCTCGACAAGAAGGGCGTGCGATACAGCGCGCCGAGTCTCGGCGTCGCGGGAGTCGAGGCCAATCGCGCCGCGGTCTGGGAAGAAGGCTTTGCGGGCGTTTATGCGACGCTGCTGCTAAACCTACAGACGCCCGACACGCTGTCGCCCGTCCGCTACGCGCACCCGGCGCCTTCCTTCGCGGGCGTCTACCTGTGGGACTCGGCGTTCATCTCGCAGGTCTGGGCGCCGTGGGACCGCATGGTCGCCAGGGACGTACTGCAAGCGGTGGTCGATCTGCGGGACGGCGATCGCTTGCAACACGTCGTCGCGGACTTCAGCGAGTCGGTGTTCACGCAGCCTCCACTCTTGGCATGGGCTGTGCATCGCTTAGCCCAGGCGCAAGAAATCCGTGACGACCCCGGCTGGCTAGGCGCGATGTACGAACCGCTCGCCGCCTATCACGAATGGCTGAAAGCTAATCGGCGACTAGAAGGCGGTCTCTATGCTTGGCTTCATCCGTATGAGTCCGGCATCGACAACTCGCCGCGGTTCTCGACGCTCGATGAAAGCCGCTTCGCCGACACGACGCATTTGGCGGCGCCCGACTTCACGACCTACATGGTGTTGCAGTGCGAGGCACTGGCGGAGTTAAGCGACTTGCTCGACCGCGAGGACGCGCCGACCTATCGTCAAGCCGCCCAAGGCCTCCGCGACGGGATGAACGATCGTCTGTGGCACGCCGGGGACGGGGTGTACTACGACCGTAACGAAACGTCGGGGGAGTTTGTCCGCTCGAAGACGATCGCCTCGCTGTTGCCGCTGTGGGCCGGCGCGCCGACGGACGCCTTCGCCGATCGGTTGCGAGACCAAGCGATGGACCCCGAAGCGTTCGGGACCACCGTTCCGCTGCCGACGGTTGCACGCAACGACCCCTTCTTTGCCAAGGACATGTGGCGCGGGCCGGTTTGGATCAACACGGCGTATGCGGTGTTGCAAGGGTTAGCGCGTCACGGCTACTTGGAAGAGACCGCGTCGCTGGCGTACCGGCTGTGTGATGGGGTCTATCGCACGTTCGGCGAGTGCCGGCGGTTCTTCGAGTTCTACGACCCCGACCGTTACGACATCGAAGAGCTCGGCCGCAAAGCGGGTAATCGCTGGAAGCACTTCACGCTCGGAAGCAAGCCGGTAGGCGAGTTCGTCGGCTGGACGGGCCTCGTCAATACGATCGTCATCGAGACGCTCGTCGGCTTCCACCATGTCGCGGGGCGCCGCGTGCTGCGGCCGCTGTTGCCGAAGGAGGCCGAGGGCGTGGCGTTGAACGTTCGTCTGCCCCAAGAAGGTCTCGATATCACGGTTGAACGAGAGGGGGACCGAGTGCTAGCGACGGTAAGATCGCTTGGTCTAACGCAGCGGCTGGAGATCGGCTTTGGCGAAACCGCGAACATCGACATCCCGGCCGGTGAGGAGACAACGCTATGA
- a CDS encoding redox-sensing transcriptional repressor Rex, with protein sequence MPNETEHDPHDDPAKALPAKADEGKLPPKAVVSRLSLYLRELLRIEHSGQQTVSSSQLGKLLGFTDAQVRKDLAYFGQFGHPGVGYRCEELVAAIRKILGTDREWVVAIVGVGNLGRALLGYKGFRSQGFRVAAAFDSDSSKVGMSFGGVAVEPTTALETTIRDRGVTLGLIATSPESAQEIADRMIAAGVVGILNFAPVTLSLPPGVSLVGVDLATELEQLSFAVANTQAAAAREDSAEDPLTSGPE encoded by the coding sequence ATGCCCAACGAAACCGAACACGACCCTCACGACGACCCCGCTAAGGCCCTCCCCGCGAAGGCCGACGAGGGCAAGCTGCCCCCCAAAGCGGTGGTCAGCCGTCTGAGTCTCTACCTGCGCGAGCTGCTCCGCATCGAGCACTCCGGCCAGCAGACCGTCAGCTCCAGCCAGTTGGGCAAGCTGCTGGGCTTCACCGACGCCCAGGTCCGCAAGGACCTGGCCTACTTTGGGCAGTTCGGACACCCCGGCGTGGGCTACCGCTGCGAAGAGCTGGTGGCCGCGATCCGCAAGATTCTCGGCACCGACCGCGAATGGGTCGTGGCGATCGTCGGCGTCGGCAACTTGGGCCGAGCCCTCTTGGGTTACAAGGGATTCCGTTCGCAGGGGTTTCGCGTCGCGGCGGCGTTCGACAGCGACTCGTCGAAGGTCGGCATGAGCTTCGGCGGCGTCGCCGTCGAGCCCACCACCGCCCTGGAAACGACGATCCGCGACCGCGGGGTCACCCTCGGTCTGATCGCCACGTCGCCCGAATCCGCCCAAGAGATCGCCGACCGGATGATCGCCGCCGGCGTGGTCGGGATCCTGAACTTTGCCCCCGTGACGCTGTCCTTACCCCCGGGCGTGAGCCTCGTGGGCGTCGACCTGGCGACCGAGCTCGAGCAGCTCAGCTTCGCCGTCGCCAACACCCAGGCCGCGGCGGCAAGAGAGGACTCTGCAGAGGACCCGTTAACGAGCGGGCCCGAGTGA
- a CDS encoding 3'(2'),5'-bisphosphate nucleotidase, whose protein sequence is MLSSTESRFAVDAVCEAALVARRVQSELVTEALTKGDKSPVTVGDFAAQAIVARRLAESGMTVPLVGEESAADLRCESGAATLEQVTHFVRTIFPTATPAEVCDWIDCGAREPGDEYWTLDPIDGTKGFLRGDQYAVALALVQGGRVMVGALGCPELEKACEPNRGGVGTVLCAVRDGGAYWRDLDVSGCSPSCAWRRLQVSGVTDPAGTRMLRSVEKGHTNLGAIDHLANAMGVTAEPVGMDSQAKYAVLAAGGGEMLVRLLSEDRPNYREMVWDQAAGSIVIEEAGGRVTDLDGKPLDFAKGRTLAANRGVLATNGHLHDAALAALREIGA, encoded by the coding sequence ATGCTATCTTCCACCGAATCCCGCTTCGCCGTTGACGCCGTTTGCGAAGCGGCGCTGGTGGCTCGCCGTGTGCAGAGCGAGCTCGTGACCGAGGCCCTCACCAAGGGCGATAAGTCCCCGGTCACCGTTGGCGACTTCGCGGCTCAAGCGATCGTCGCCCGCCGCCTAGCCGAATCGGGCATGACGGTCCCGCTCGTCGGCGAAGAGTCGGCCGCCGACCTCCGCTGCGAGTCCGGCGCCGCGACGCTCGAGCAGGTGACGCACTTTGTCCGCACGATCTTCCCAACGGCGACGCCGGCCGAGGTCTGCGACTGGATCGATTGCGGAGCGCGAGAGCCCGGTGATGAATACTGGACGCTCGACCCGATCGACGGCACCAAGGGCTTCTTGCGTGGCGATCAGTACGCGGTCGCTCTGGCGCTGGTGCAAGGCGGCCGCGTCATGGTCGGCGCGCTCGGTTGTCCCGAACTCGAAAAGGCTTGCGAGCCGAATCGCGGCGGCGTCGGCACGGTGTTGTGCGCCGTGCGTGACGGCGGCGCCTATTGGCGTGACCTCGACGTTTCGGGCTGCTCGCCTTCGTGCGCCTGGCGCCGGCTGCAAGTGTCAGGCGTCACCGACCCCGCCGGCACACGGATGCTGCGCTCGGTCGAGAAGGGCCACACCAACCTCGGCGCGATCGACCACTTAGCGAATGCGATGGGCGTCACCGCCGAGCCGGTCGGCATGGACAGCCAAGCCAAGTACGCCGTCCTCGCCGCCGGTGGGGGCGAGATGCTCGTGCGGCTGCTCTCGGAGGACCGCCCCAACTACCGCGAAATGGTCTGGGACCAAGCGGCGGGCTCGATCGTCATCGAAGAAGCCGGCGGCCGCGTCACCGACCTCGACGGCAAACCGCTCGACTTCGCAAAGGGCCGTACCCTCGCCGCCAACCGTGGCGTCCTCGCCACGAATGGGCATCTGCACGATGCGGCGCTAGCGGCGCTGCGGGAGATTGGGGCCTAG
- the fhcD gene encoding formylmethanofuran--tetrahydromethanopterin N-formyltransferase produces the protein MIDDAHAEAFTARYVRLLVTAADGHWLDAAVTSLCGYGTSVIGCDCEIAVERQLLENETPDGRPGAAVLAFGFKAAPLGKAVAKRVGQTILTCPTAAVFDGLPDEADRAALGDYLRYFGDGHERREEDTWVVPIMEGEVSFPATIGVGRGVAGGVLLFCGDDRMKTLSAARQAAEAVRELPGVITPFPGGVCRSGSKVGSRYKPLFASTNEAYCPTLVETVATKLPEGATCVYELVINGTSEQAVRDAMRAALQATANADLLAITAPEFGGKLGKVLIPFCELQ, from the coding sequence TTGATTGACGATGCCCACGCCGAAGCCTTCACGGCCCGGTACGTGCGACTCCTCGTCACCGCGGCGGACGGGCATTGGCTCGACGCCGCGGTGACTTCGCTATGCGGTTACGGCACGAGCGTGATCGGCTGCGATTGCGAGATCGCCGTCGAACGCCAGCTCCTTGAGAATGAAACGCCCGACGGCCGCCCCGGCGCCGCGGTGCTCGCCTTCGGCTTCAAAGCGGCGCCACTCGGCAAGGCGGTCGCGAAGCGCGTCGGCCAAACGATTCTTACTTGCCCCACGGCGGCCGTCTTCGATGGCCTGCCGGACGAAGCCGACCGCGCGGCGCTCGGCGACTACTTACGGTACTTCGGCGACGGTCACGAGCGCCGTGAGGAAGACACGTGGGTCGTTCCCATCATGGAAGGTGAAGTGAGTTTCCCGGCGACTATCGGCGTCGGTCGCGGCGTCGCCGGCGGCGTGCTGCTCTTCTGCGGAGACGACCGAATGAAAACGCTCTCCGCCGCACGGCAAGCAGCCGAAGCCGTCCGCGAATTGCCGGGCGTCATCACCCCGTTCCCCGGCGGTGTCTGTCGCAGCGGCAGCAAAGTCGGCTCGCGCTACAAGCCGCTCTTCGCCTCCACAAACGAAGCCTACTGCCCGACGCTCGTCGAGACGGTCGCGACCAAACTCCCGGAGGGCGCCACCTGCGTCTACGAGCTCGTCATCAACGGCACGAGCGAACAAGCCGTCCGCGACGCGATGCGTGCCGCCCTTCAAGCAACAGCCAACGCCGACCTCCTGGCGATCACGGCGCCGGAGTTCGGCGGTAAGCTTGGCAAGGTCCTCATCCCCTTCTGCGAGCTTCAGTAA
- a CDS encoding YiiD C-terminal domain-containing protein, with translation MDSPLGAADPAAEPRRRELQSLLRTEIPIAAQMDVAVDQIAPQGLWLSMPLAPNRNPHQTAFAGSLNSLCTLAGWAMTHLLLEQLGIDGATVLRRSSIKYHEPVESDRVVAWCLPPRDADWEHFVEMLPEKGQAKLDLVVEIAGSVSERPAVLFAGNYVVLGNGES, from the coding sequence ATGGATTCGCCCCTAGGAGCCGCCGACCCCGCCGCCGAGCCGCGGCGGAGAGAGCTCCAGTCGCTCTTGCGGACCGAGATCCCGATCGCGGCTCAGATGGATGTGGCGGTGGACCAAATCGCCCCGCAGGGCCTCTGGTTGTCGATGCCGCTGGCCCCGAATCGCAATCCGCACCAGACGGCGTTCGCTGGCAGCCTGAACTCGCTGTGTACGCTGGCGGGTTGGGCGATGACGCACCTGCTCCTCGAGCAGCTGGGAATCGACGGCGCGACCGTGCTGCGGCGTAGCTCCATCAAGTACCACGAGCCGGTTGAATCGGACCGCGTCGTCGCTTGGTGCCTGCCGCCCCGCGACGCCGACTGGGAGCATTTTGTGGAGATGCTCCCGGAGAAAGGCCAAGCAAAGCTCGACCTCGTAGTCGAGATCGCCGGCTCGGTGTCAGAGCGCCCAGCCGTTCTTTTTGCTGGGAATTACGTCGTTCTCGGTAACGGAGAATCTTAA